One genomic segment of Photobacterium sp. DA100 includes these proteins:
- a CDS encoding glutathione S-transferase family protein, with amino-acid sequence MMITLYGYPRTRSLRVSWLLEELGLDWHYRLVNFAKNDHRSPQFLALNPQGKVPCLIDDGITICESSAICLYLAEKYGHHWLPEPGSAESASHHEWISYIITELEQPLWSMGKHRFALPESIRLPEMLPVAAWEFKKALQVAEARLQSDEYLLGHFPAVADILLAHTLNWAVKFDQKLPLKLEKYRQFVSRRPALSRALDRENRTLLDSE; translated from the coding sequence ATGATGATCACCCTTTACGGCTACCCGCGCACCCGCTCTCTCCGTGTCTCTTGGCTACTTGAAGAACTCGGCCTCGACTGGCACTACCGCTTGGTGAATTTTGCCAAAAATGATCATCGCTCCCCCCAGTTCCTTGCCCTCAACCCACAGGGGAAAGTCCCCTGCTTGATTGATGATGGCATCACCATCTGTGAATCCTCGGCCATTTGCCTCTACCTAGCAGAAAAATATGGCCATCACTGGCTACCGGAACCCGGTAGCGCCGAGTCCGCCAGTCACCATGAGTGGATCAGCTATATCATTACCGAATTGGAGCAGCCGCTTTGGAGCATGGGCAAACACCGCTTTGCCCTCCCCGAGTCAATCCGCCTGCCTGAGATGCTGCCCGTCGCCGCCTGGGAGTTCAAAAAGGCACTGCAGGTGGCAGAAGCTCGCCTTCAGAGTGATGAGTACTTATTGGGGCACTTTCCTGCCGTGGCCGATATTTTGCTGGCTCATACCCTTAACTGGGCGGTGAAGTTTGATCAGAAGCTACCGCTGAAACTTGAAAAATACCGCCAATTTGTCAGCCGCCGCCCGGCTCTTTCGCGTGCTCTTGACCGTGAAAACCGCACGCTTTTGGATAGCGAATAA
- a CDS encoding HD-GYP domain-containing protein: MASIKLSVERLTEGLYIKLPVQWTEHPFLLNHFKIKDNQQIRLIKNLGIKYVFLIPEKSDTQPLAPDNALEAISAHESRFLDQQAEKLWQEKQGRIEKLKNYKRKLQRCEKNFNRSVAQLRSIVGKIKSRPVTAVKEAESLVEEMVDALLETDNVALHLMNEGSDNEDIYSHSLNVAIMSMMLARSCGMEGQDIKTIAIGALFHDMGKLKVPTAITRKTTPLTEPEENYLKLHPRYSVDLANLSDSFTEQAKPILYQHHELLDGSGYPNRLTADQIDPKAQLVAVVNAYDNLCHPQDPAKARIPYSALSYLFKHKKEQYNNDYLALLIRLLGVYPPGSVVQLSNQQLGLVISVNSESLLTPNILLYDPTVPSNEAPIIDLEESHLRIEQVIHPSKLPDKVHDYLNPRSRISLYFDPDD; the protein is encoded by the coding sequence ATGGCCAGTATCAAACTATCAGTAGAGCGCTTAACCGAAGGCCTTTATATCAAGCTGCCAGTACAGTGGACCGAGCACCCTTTTCTCCTCAACCATTTCAAAATCAAAGACAACCAGCAAATCAGGCTGATCAAGAACCTAGGAATCAAATACGTCTTCCTGATCCCAGAAAAAAGCGATACCCAACCTCTTGCCCCAGACAATGCCCTGGAAGCTATCAGCGCGCACGAAAGCCGTTTTCTCGACCAGCAGGCTGAAAAGCTATGGCAAGAGAAACAGGGCCGCATAGAGAAGCTCAAGAACTACAAGCGAAAGCTGCAGCGTTGTGAAAAAAACTTCAACCGCTCAGTGGCACAGCTGCGCTCGATTGTCGGCAAAATCAAAAGCCGGCCGGTTACCGCCGTCAAGGAAGCGGAGAGCCTGGTTGAGGAGATGGTAGACGCCCTACTTGAAACCGACAACGTCGCCCTTCACCTGATGAACGAAGGCAGCGATAACGAAGATATCTACAGCCATTCGCTCAACGTGGCCATCATGTCAATGATGCTGGCCCGCTCATGCGGGATGGAGGGGCAAGATATCAAAACCATTGCCATCGGGGCACTGTTCCATGACATGGGTAAATTGAAGGTACCAACGGCCATTACCCGCAAGACCACGCCGCTGACCGAGCCGGAGGAGAACTACCTCAAGCTCCATCCTCGGTACAGCGTTGACTTGGCCAATTTGTCAGACAGCTTTACCGAGCAGGCCAAACCGATCCTTTATCAGCACCACGAACTGCTTGATGGCAGTGGCTATCCCAACCGGCTCACGGCAGACCAAATCGATCCCAAGGCCCAACTGGTTGCGGTAGTCAATGCTTATGACAACCTGTGCCATCCGCAGGATCCTGCCAAAGCACGGATCCCCTACAGCGCCCTCTCCTACTTGTTCAAGCACAAGAAAGAACAATACAACAATGACTACCTGGCCCTGCTAATCCGCTTGCTCGGGGTCTACCCGCCGGGCAGTGTGGTGCAACTGTCAAACCAGCAACTGGGGCTGGTTATCTCGGTAAACTCAGAAAGCCTCCTCACACCCAATATCTTGCTTTATGACCCGACGGTCCCCTCCAACGAGGCACCGATCATCGACTTGGAAGAAAGCCACCTGCGCATCGAGCAGGTGATCCACCCCAGCAAGCTGCCGGACAAAGTCCACGACTACCTTAACCCCCGCAGCCGGATTTCCTTGTACTTCGATCCCGATGACTAA
- a CDS encoding oxidative damage protection protein, which yields MSRTVFCARLKKDAEGLDFQLYPGELGKRIFDNISKEAWAEWQGKQTMLINEKKLNMMDPDHRKLLETEMVKFLFEGQDVVIDGYTPPSE from the coding sequence ATGAGCCGTACAGTATTTTGTGCCCGCCTTAAGAAAGACGCTGAAGGCCTTGATTTCCAACTCTACCCGGGGGAACTGGGCAAGCGTATTTTCGACAACATCTCGAAAGAAGCGTGGGCCGAGTGGCAAGGCAAGCAAACAATGCTGATCAACGAGAAAAAACTTAACATGATGGATCCGGATCACCGTAAGTTGCTGGAAACTGAAATGGTGAAGTTCTTGTTCGAAGGCCAGGACGTTGTTATCGACGGTTACACGCCGCCGAGCGAATAA
- the dksA gene encoding RNA polymerase-binding protein DksA, translating into MPESNVKKSLGILAIAGVEPYQEKAGEEYMGEAQLEHFRKILEAWRNQLREEVDRTVNHMQDEAANFPDPVDRAAQEEEFSLELRNRDRERKLIKKIEKTLQRIEDDDFGFCDSCGIEIGIRRLEARPTAELCIDCKTLAEIKEKQMAG; encoded by the coding sequence ATGCCAGAGAGCAACGTTAAAAAATCGCTAGGCATCCTGGCTATTGCTGGGGTTGAACCTTACCAGGAAAAAGCTGGCGAAGAATACATGGGTGAAGCTCAGCTAGAGCACTTCCGTAAGATTCTTGAAGCCTGGCGCAACCAGTTACGCGAAGAAGTTGATCGTACCGTAAACCACATGCAGGACGAAGCGGCCAACTTCCCGGATCCCGTTGACCGTGCAGCTCAAGAAGAAGAGTTTAGCCTTGAGTTACGCAACCGCGATCGTGAACGCAAACTGATCAAGAAGATCGAGAAGACACTTCAGCGCATTGAAGATGACGACTTCGGCTTCTGTGACTCTTGCGGTATCGAAATCGGTATCCGCCGTCTGGAAGCCCGTCCAACAGCCGAGCTATGCATCGACTGTAAGACGCTGGCTGAAATCAAAGAAAAGCAGATGGCAGGCTAG
- the thpR gene encoding RNA 2',3'-cyclic phosphodiesterase: MKEKKQRLFFALSPASHCEAFHRLARLSSQCGQFGRPVAADNLHITLAFLGMVTDEQTNTIVAAAKQLAPPPPFSLQLTTLGYWKRSKVIWLAPERPPQPLLALAQQLSSLAIDCGLEQESRPYKPHITLAKSVARRPERLPAFDKIDFHFKHFGLYISKPVSHDGRQGVQYHRIDQWPLGSRQQ, from the coding sequence ATGAAAGAGAAAAAGCAGCGCCTGTTCTTTGCATTATCGCCCGCTAGCCACTGCGAAGCCTTTCACCGCCTTGCCCGCCTCTCATCGCAATGTGGCCAGTTCGGCCGACCGGTCGCCGCGGACAACCTGCATATTACCCTGGCTTTCCTCGGCATGGTCACTGACGAGCAGACCAATACCATTGTCGCCGCCGCCAAGCAGCTAGCACCTCCCCCGCCCTTTTCATTACAGCTGACCACGCTCGGCTACTGGAAGCGCAGCAAGGTCATATGGCTAGCCCCCGAACGGCCCCCCCAGCCATTACTGGCACTGGCCCAGCAGCTAAGCTCCCTCGCCATAGATTGCGGCCTGGAGCAGGAATCCCGCCCGTACAAGCCCCATATCACCCTCGCCAAGTCTGTCGCCAGGCGCCCGGAACGACTACCGGCATTCGACAAAATAGATTTTCACTTCAAACACTTTGGCCTGTATATTTCCAAGCCAGTCAGCCATGACGGCCGCCAAGGCGTCCAGTACCACAGGATTGACCAATGGCCCCTCGGCAGCCGCCAGCAATAA
- the sfsA gene encoding DNA/RNA nuclease SfsA, whose amino-acid sequence MNFTPPLQPATLIKRYKRFLADITLPDGSITTIHCANTGAMTGCAEPGNTVWYSTSDNPKRKYPYSWELSQTPQGHSICVNTAQANRLVVEAINKNVITELEGYSSLRTEVKYGSENSRIDILLQDGHKPDCYIEVKSVTLLDQGKEGQGYFPDAVTPRGQKHLRELIEVAQNGERAILFFAILHSGIEKVSAAHHIDPDYFSLIQQAERAGVEILCYKAVLTPTELYIDRRIKFNQ is encoded by the coding sequence ATGAATTTCACCCCGCCACTGCAACCTGCGACCCTGATCAAGCGCTACAAGCGGTTTCTAGCCGACATCACCCTGCCCGACGGCTCAATCACCACCATCCACTGCGCCAATACCGGGGCCATGACCGGATGCGCAGAGCCGGGCAATACGGTGTGGTATTCGACCTCGGACAACCCGAAGCGCAAATACCCGTACAGCTGGGAATTATCACAGACACCGCAAGGACATAGCATTTGTGTCAACACCGCCCAGGCCAATCGGCTGGTGGTAGAGGCGATTAACAAGAATGTCATCACAGAATTGGAAGGCTATTCGTCACTTCGTACAGAAGTTAAGTATGGTAGTGAAAACAGTAGGATAGATATTTTGTTACAAGATGGGCACAAACCAGACTGCTACATCGAGGTAAAAAGTGTCACCCTGCTGGATCAGGGAAAGGAAGGGCAAGGGTATTTCCCGGATGCCGTCACCCCCCGGGGGCAAAAGCACCTTAGGGAACTAATTGAGGTGGCACAAAATGGTGAGCGTGCCATACTTTTTTTCGCAATTTTACATTCGGGGATTGAAAAAGTATCTGCGGCGCACCATATAGACCCGGATTACTTTTCATTAATTCAACAAGCAGAGCGGGCTGGCGTAGAGATCCTGTGTTACAAGGCGGTATTGACTCCAACGGAGCTCTACATTGACCGCCGCATAAAATTCAACCAGTAA
- the mltC gene encoding membrane-bound lytic murein transglycosylase MltC, with translation MKLHALFLSLLLLSGCSREFIEQLYDVDYNTTNRFANNLAPLPGQFTQDTAALDRLMNSFSGQVKRYWGDNDSLVASKRQYVKYTDGYQSRAHVDFERGVVIVETVAKTEPTKHLKEAITTTLLTPDNPGGVDLYSDSAVDLNGKPFLYGQVLDNEGKPIEWSWRANRFADYLINGKLKKRSERFHQVYYVEIPMVADHANQRSYKYADIVRDASRRYGIAEDLIYAIIKTESSFNPYAVSHANAYGLMQVVPKTAGADVFKLVKNKPGIPTPEYLFDPVRNIDTGTAYFYILRTRYLKDVRDPLSLHYSMISAYNGGTGGVLNTFHSTDRQRAMTNLNNLQPNQVYWALTNKHRNAEARRYLEKVTAFQKEFNQGKNLTQ, from the coding sequence ATGAAATTACACGCGCTGTTTTTGTCCCTGCTCCTGCTGAGCGGCTGTAGCCGGGAGTTTATCGAACAACTCTACGATGTCGACTACAACACGACCAACCGGTTTGCCAACAACCTTGCCCCGCTGCCCGGCCAGTTCACCCAGGACACGGCCGCGCTTGACCGGTTGATGAACTCATTCAGCGGTCAGGTAAAGCGCTATTGGGGGGATAACGACTCGCTGGTTGCCAGCAAGCGCCAATACGTCAAATACACCGACGGTTACCAAAGCCGGGCCCATGTCGATTTCGAACGTGGTGTTGTTATTGTCGAAACCGTCGCCAAAACCGAGCCGACCAAGCACCTCAAGGAAGCCATCACCACCACCCTGCTGACACCGGATAACCCCGGCGGAGTCGACCTGTACTCCGACTCGGCCGTGGATCTGAACGGCAAGCCGTTTCTCTATGGCCAGGTACTCGACAACGAAGGCAAACCGATTGAGTGGTCGTGGCGTGCCAACCGTTTTGCAGACTACCTGATCAACGGCAAACTGAAGAAACGCTCGGAACGTTTCCACCAAGTCTACTACGTTGAGATCCCCATGGTGGCCGACCACGCCAACCAGCGTAGTTATAAGTACGCCGATATTGTCCGCGACGCTTCCCGCCGCTACGGCATCGCCGAAGATTTGATCTATGCCATCATCAAGACCGAGAGCAGCTTCAACCCCTATGCGGTCAGCCATGCCAACGCCTATGGCCTGATGCAGGTCGTGCCGAAGACCGCTGGGGCCGATGTATTCAAACTGGTCAAAAACAAGCCGGGCATACCGACCCCAGAATATCTGTTTGACCCAGTGAGAAATATTGATACGGGCACCGCTTACTTCTACATCTTGCGTACCCGCTATTTGAAAGATGTCCGCGATCCACTGTCACTGCACTACAGCATGATTTCCGCCTATAACGGCGGCACCGGAGGAGTACTCAACACCTTCCACAGCACCGACCGCCAGCGGGCGATGACCAATTTGAACAATTTGCAACCTAACCAAGTTTATTGGGCACTGACCAACAAGCACCGCAATGCCGAAGCCCGGCGATATTTGGAGAAAGTCACCGCATTCCAGAAGGAGTTCAACCAAGGGAAAAATCTGACCCAGTGA
- the mrcB gene encoding penicillin-binding protein 1B, which produces MMTEQARRSVASASKLQAAKKPAAGKDDTKKPIRKRKPAAASKTKAAAKKRPAKSARGRKKSPKGKRQGLPGWFKWLLGFGLKLSVAVLAVLLVVGIYLDNIVRDRFDGQLWNLPAVVYGRVLDLQPGQAISLNEVRRELDLLQYHKVRTPQRNGEYSSSTTRIELIRRPFEFADGPEGARHIMLTFEGSELKSIQEAGSKRQLGYLRIEPKMLGMLETGESEQRLFLPREQFPEVLVDALLVTEDRDFYHHDGVSPLAIARAMVVNLKAGRTVQGGSTLTQQLAKNMFLSRERSLWRKIREAYIAIIIDYRYSKDQILEAYLNEIYLGQNGGKEIHGFGLGARLYFGRPLQELRIDQQALLVAMAKGPSYYNPWRNPERAKQRRDLVLRLMMDSGILSGQDYELAASRPLDVQASPMIARRQPAYFQQLQRELKLRVGKNYSPGVGLRIFSTLDPLSQKEAEEAIVSMVPKLRQKAGVGLETALVAADRRTGEIRAMIGGSNPGYAGFNRALDASRQIGSLVKPAVYLAALRHPDQFTLATTVEDKPIMLSGSKGKSWQPRNYDRKFRGEVPLYYALAKSLNVPTVNLGMQVGLNEVIDTMVDLGVDRGEVPKLPSILLGAFTLTPFEVTQMYQSVASGGMRAELTALRSVVDQQGNQLYQWMPRASQVVPEQAAWLTTYGMKNVVSQGTARFLQPQFGWAALAGKTGTTDKNRDSWYVGADGREVVTVWVGRDDNTPVNLTGSAGALRLYGDYLNRRQPERLALPWPQQLTTAKFSQMPNGTLVRDCAGQHSLPMWDQDGSVKGYCDGSKPAGWIKEMFSW; this is translated from the coding sequence ATGATGACAGAGCAAGCAAGGCGTTCGGTGGCTTCTGCCTCTAAACTGCAGGCCGCCAAAAAGCCCGCCGCCGGCAAGGATGATACCAAAAAGCCGATTCGTAAGCGCAAACCGGCGGCAGCAAGCAAAACTAAGGCGGCCGCCAAGAAGCGGCCGGCCAAGTCGGCCCGAGGCCGCAAGAAGAGCCCTAAAGGGAAGCGACAGGGCCTGCCGGGCTGGTTCAAGTGGCTGCTTGGCTTCGGCCTGAAGTTATCCGTCGCAGTACTTGCGGTGCTGCTGGTGGTCGGGATCTATCTCGACAATATTGTTCGCGACCGTTTTGATGGCCAGCTATGGAACCTGCCTGCCGTTGTCTACGGCCGGGTGCTGGATTTGCAGCCGGGACAGGCCATCAGCCTGAATGAAGTGCGCCGCGAGCTGGATCTGCTGCAGTACCACAAGGTGCGGACACCGCAGCGCAATGGGGAGTATTCGTCGTCAACAACCCGGATAGAGCTGATCCGCCGCCCGTTTGAGTTTGCTGATGGTCCGGAAGGCGCCCGGCATATTATGCTGACCTTTGAGGGCAGTGAACTCAAGAGCATCCAGGAAGCGGGCTCCAAGCGGCAGCTAGGCTACCTGCGTATTGAGCCGAAGATGCTGGGGATGCTGGAAACGGGGGAGAGTGAGCAGCGCCTTTTCTTGCCGCGCGAGCAGTTCCCCGAGGTCTTAGTCGATGCTTTGCTGGTTACCGAAGACCGCGATTTCTACCACCATGACGGGGTCTCGCCGTTGGCGATTGCCAGGGCAATGGTAGTCAACCTCAAGGCGGGCAGAACCGTGCAGGGAGGCAGTACCCTGACCCAGCAGCTTGCCAAAAATATGTTCCTGAGCCGCGAGCGTTCGTTGTGGCGAAAGATCCGGGAAGCCTACATCGCTATTATTATTGATTACCGCTACAGCAAAGATCAGATCCTCGAAGCTTATCTCAATGAGATCTATCTGGGGCAAAATGGCGGCAAGGAAATCCATGGCTTTGGGCTGGGGGCAAGGCTGTATTTCGGCCGCCCGCTGCAGGAGCTTCGGATCGACCAGCAGGCGTTGCTGGTGGCCATGGCGAAAGGCCCTTCCTACTACAACCCGTGGCGTAACCCCGAGCGGGCCAAGCAACGCCGGGACTTGGTGCTGAGGCTGATGATGGACAGCGGGATCTTGTCCGGCCAAGATTATGAGTTGGCCGCTTCACGACCGCTGGATGTGCAGGCGAGCCCGATGATCGCCCGCCGCCAGCCGGCCTATTTCCAGCAACTCCAGCGTGAGCTCAAGCTGCGGGTGGGCAAAAACTATTCTCCGGGTGTTGGCTTGCGGATCTTCAGTACCTTGGATCCCCTGTCGCAGAAAGAAGCGGAAGAGGCGATTGTCAGTATGGTGCCGAAGCTCAGGCAGAAGGCGGGGGTAGGGCTTGAAACGGCACTGGTGGCTGCTGATCGCAGAACCGGTGAGATCAGGGCGATGATCGGCGGCAGCAATCCGGGCTATGCCGGTTTTAACCGCGCTTTGGATGCCAGCCGACAGATAGGATCTCTGGTCAAGCCGGCGGTATACCTGGCGGCTTTGCGCCATCCAGATCAATTCACGCTAGCAACCACGGTCGAAGATAAGCCGATCATGCTAAGTGGCAGCAAGGGGAAAAGCTGGCAGCCACGCAACTACGATCGCAAGTTCCGCGGCGAAGTCCCTCTCTACTATGCGCTGGCCAAGTCACTCAATGTTCCAACCGTTAATCTGGGCATGCAGGTTGGGCTCAATGAGGTGATTGATACCATGGTGGACTTGGGGGTTGACCGCGGGGAGGTACCCAAACTGCCATCTATCTTGCTTGGGGCTTTCACCCTGACGCCGTTTGAAGTGACCCAGATGTACCAGTCGGTTGCCAGTGGTGGTATGAGAGCCGAGCTCACTGCATTGAGGTCGGTGGTCGACCAACAGGGCAACCAGTTATACCAGTGGATGCCCCGAGCCAGTCAGGTGGTGCCCGAGCAGGCTGCCTGGTTGACGACCTACGGGATGAAAAATGTGGTCTCGCAGGGAACCGCTCGGTTCCTACAGCCTCAGTTTGGCTGGGCTGCATTGGCTGGGAAAACCGGTACGACAGACAAGAATCGTGACAGCTGGTATGTCGGTGCCGATGGCCGTGAAGTGGTTACGGTATGGGTCGGCCGGGATGACAATACACCAGTTAACCTGACGGGCTCTGCTGGGGCGCTGCGCCTGTATGGCGACTACCTCAATCGCCGTCAGCCGGAGCGCTTGGCACTGCCATGGCCGCAGCAGTTAACAACGGCCAAGTTCAGCCAGATGCCAAATGGCACCTTGGTGAGGGACTGTGCTGGGCAGCACTCTCTGCCGATGTGGGACCAGGACGGTTCCGTCAAGGGCTACTGTGACGGTAGCAAGCCCGCAGGCTGGATCAAAGAGATGTTCAGCTGGTAA
- the hrpB gene encoding ATP-dependent helicase HrpB, protein MSQLPIDDVLPALLTQLDARSQLILKAPPGAGKSTRLPLVLLQQGAVTGKIVMLEPRRLAARNIARYLASQLGEQVGDTVGLRIRGETRVSSQTKLEIVTEGVMTRMLQQDPELAGIELLIFDEFHERSIHADTSLALALEVQEALRDDLKLLVMSATLDADALTGLLPEAGYIESEGRSFPVELRYKKLTDNTQIIEAAAREIVTLLSLESGSMLVFLPGAGEIRRLAEQLDGNLGGDVLVCPLYGQLTGSQQQQAITPAPKGKRKVVLATNIAETSLTIEGIRMVVDCGLERIAQWDPKTGISRLESVRIARSSAEQRAGRAGRLEPGICLRLYSEEMLARQPATPQPEILRADLTSLAMELAQWGCQSAADLHWLDLPPEPALKQAHALLVGLGAMDEAGRLTEMGSAIQTLGVEPRHAAMLLMAQKHGHKAMATAALLVALLEEPPRGNNNPDLHFQLNLIESGKQSRSKAYQQRASQHLAKLGANKVAICIASEWIAPLLAAGFPDRIALSRGKDSRYQLANGQGAMMMPDEPLADEELLVVADIVKTRQGDSRIFSAVPAQLTELQRALPHLFRWREWLDWDDKKGRLSAEKHLCCGKLVLERQPMGEPEPAKASEALLNAVQRKGLALLPWSKSAEGLLSRARCAIEWLPELALPAMDDDALLEDAEAWLLPYMNGMKTLKALERLDLVAALEARLGWDKKQKLDEALPTHYTVPTGSRYAIRYQPGQYPVLAVKLQEMFGEKSSPMIANGKVAVVLELLSPAQRPLQITRDLAAFWQGSYREVQKEMKGRYPKHPWPDDPASHAPTKKTKKYM, encoded by the coding sequence TTGTCACAGCTGCCTATTGATGATGTGCTTCCTGCACTGCTGACCCAACTAGATGCCCGCTCGCAACTGATCCTCAAAGCCCCGCCCGGTGCCGGTAAGTCGACCCGCTTGCCTCTGGTGCTACTGCAGCAGGGAGCGGTCACGGGCAAAATAGTGATGCTGGAGCCGCGTCGTCTGGCGGCAAGGAATATTGCCCGCTACCTGGCCTCCCAGCTGGGTGAGCAGGTGGGGGACACTGTCGGCCTTAGGATCAGGGGAGAGACCCGCGTCAGCAGCCAGACCAAACTTGAAATCGTCACCGAAGGGGTCATGACCCGGATGTTGCAGCAGGATCCCGAGCTGGCGGGGATTGAGCTGCTGATCTTCGATGAATTCCACGAGCGCAGTATCCATGCCGATACGTCGCTGGCGCTGGCATTGGAGGTACAGGAAGCGCTGCGCGATGATCTCAAGCTGCTGGTGATGTCGGCGACGCTGGATGCTGATGCTCTGACCGGGTTATTACCTGAGGCAGGCTATATCGAGTCTGAAGGGCGTAGCTTCCCGGTTGAATTACGCTACAAGAAGCTGACGGACAATACCCAAATTATCGAAGCGGCTGCAAGGGAGATTGTGACGCTGCTGTCCCTGGAGTCGGGCTCCATGCTGGTTTTCTTGCCGGGAGCAGGGGAGATCCGCCGCCTGGCCGAGCAGCTTGATGGCAACCTCGGTGGCGATGTGCTGGTGTGTCCGCTATATGGCCAGTTGACGGGAAGCCAGCAACAGCAAGCTATTACACCGGCACCGAAAGGCAAGCGTAAGGTGGTGTTGGCGACAAATATTGCCGAAACCAGTTTGACCATCGAAGGGATCAGGATGGTAGTGGACTGCGGGCTGGAGCGTATTGCCCAGTGGGATCCGAAAACCGGGATCAGCCGTTTGGAATCGGTACGTATCGCCCGCTCTTCTGCTGAGCAGCGTGCTGGCCGAGCCGGCCGTTTGGAGCCGGGGATCTGCCTGCGCTTGTACAGTGAGGAGATGTTGGCGCGTCAGCCGGCCACACCGCAACCTGAGATCTTGCGTGCTGATCTCACCTCGCTGGCGATGGAATTGGCTCAATGGGGCTGCCAGTCCGCCGCGGATCTGCACTGGTTGGACTTGCCGCCTGAACCTGCCCTGAAGCAAGCCCATGCGCTACTGGTCGGCCTGGGCGCAATGGATGAGGCCGGTCGGTTGACCGAGATGGGCAGTGCGATACAGACGCTGGGCGTCGAGCCTCGCCATGCCGCGATGCTGCTGATGGCCCAAAAGCACGGTCACAAGGCCATGGCCACTGCAGCGCTACTGGTTGCCTTGCTGGAAGAGCCGCCAAGGGGCAACAACAATCCGGATTTACACTTCCAGCTCAACCTCATCGAAAGTGGTAAGCAATCGCGTAGCAAGGCCTACCAGCAACGGGCCTCGCAGCATTTGGCGAAACTGGGCGCCAATAAGGTGGCTATCTGCATCGCAAGCGAGTGGATTGCCCCTTTGCTGGCGGCAGGCTTCCCGGATCGCATCGCCCTGTCTCGCGGCAAAGACAGCCGTTATCAGCTCGCCAATGGCCAAGGTGCGATGATGATGCCGGATGAGCCGCTGGCGGACGAAGAGCTGTTGGTGGTGGCCGATATTGTCAAGACTCGCCAGGGGGACAGCCGGATCTTCTCCGCGGTACCGGCCCAACTGACCGAGTTGCAGCGGGCCTTGCCTCATCTGTTTAGGTGGCGGGAATGGCTGGACTGGGATGACAAGAAAGGCCGCCTGAGTGCAGAGAAGCATTTGTGCTGCGGTAAGCTGGTACTCGAGCGCCAGCCGATGGGCGAGCCTGAACCGGCCAAGGCTAGCGAAGCTTTGCTCAATGCAGTACAGCGCAAGGGACTGGCGCTTTTGCCGTGGAGCAAGTCAGCAGAGGGGCTGTTGAGCCGTGCCCGCTGTGCTATTGAATGGCTGCCTGAGCTGGCGCTACCGGCGATGGATGATGATGCTCTGCTGGAGGATGCTGAGGCGTGGTTGCTGCCCTATATGAACGGGATGAAAACCCTCAAGGCGCTGGAGCGGCTTGATTTGGTGGCGGCATTGGAAGCCAGGCTGGGATGGGATAAAAAGCAGAAGCTCGATGAGGCGTTGCCCACCCATTACACTGTGCCGACAGGGTCGCGTTATGCGATTCGCTACCAGCCCGGGCAATACCCGGTATTGGCTGTCAAGCTGCAGGAAATGTTTGGCGAGAAGAGCTCGCCAATGATTGCCAATGGTAAGGTGGCAGTGGTACTGGAGTTGCTGTCGCCGGCACAGCGGCCATTGCAGATCACCCGTGACTTGGCCGCTTTTTGGCAGGGATCTTACCGTGAGGTGCAAAAAGAGATGAAAGGGCGTTACCCTAAACACCCTTGGCCGGATGATCCGGCCAGCCATGCGCCGACCAAAAAAACGAAAAAATACATGTAG